Proteins encoded in a region of the Planctomycetota bacterium genome:
- a CDS encoding UDP-N-acetylglucosamine--N-acetylmuramyl-(pentapeptide) pyrophosphoryl-undecaprenol N-acetylglucosamine transferase has product MQEPSSGQSETGQRCVLFAGGGSGGHLYPGLAVSTAMRELDPSVRPLFLCTEREIDRVLLEPTGEAFVQQPIVPPTRSVGGLLRFWQAWRATNDLVKKLIDEHQPVAVLGLGGYAAGVAVKLAGRRKLPTGILNPDVVPGKANVYLMPYCRRIYLGHDAASEHVPQEHRDKCLTTGVPLRPGMEQRGDRDAACRRFDLDPRLNTLLVTGASQGAKTINEAIVETARRSTTGGGPFQGWQVLHLAGRDHAETVREAWRTTTMNGRAKVLDFTPDMHDVWSAADLAVSRSGAGTCAEVAAMAVPTVFMPYPFHKDMHQAANAKVLADAGAAVIVDDRKDAAANADALQPVLKGLLYQSERRASMRDAAEKVAKRDAAMRVAKDLLDLTGVA; this is encoded by the coding sequence TTCGCCGGCGGCGGCAGCGGAGGACACCTTTATCCCGGACTGGCCGTCTCGACGGCGATGCGTGAGCTTGACCCGAGCGTCCGGCCGCTGTTCCTGTGCACCGAACGCGAGATCGATCGCGTCCTCCTCGAACCCACCGGCGAGGCATTTGTCCAACAGCCGATCGTCCCGCCCACACGCAGCGTCGGGGGATTGCTTCGCTTCTGGCAGGCGTGGCGCGCGACGAACGACCTCGTTAAGAAGCTCATTGACGAGCATCAACCCGTCGCTGTCCTTGGCCTCGGCGGCTACGCGGCGGGCGTGGCGGTCAAGCTTGCCGGACGACGAAAGCTGCCCACCGGCATCCTCAACCCCGACGTCGTTCCCGGCAAGGCCAACGTCTACCTGATGCCGTATTGCCGGCGAATCTACCTCGGCCACGACGCCGCCAGCGAGCACGTCCCGCAAGAGCATCGCGACAAATGCCTCACGACCGGCGTGCCACTCCGGCCGGGCATGGAGCAGCGGGGCGATCGCGATGCCGCGTGCCGACGCTTCGATCTCGACCCGCGTCTCAACACGTTGCTCGTCACCGGTGCGAGCCAGGGCGCCAAGACGATCAACGAAGCCATCGTCGAGACGGCCCGACGATCGACCACCGGCGGCGGGCCGTTCCAGGGGTGGCAGGTGCTCCACCTTGCCGGCCGCGATCATGCCGAGACCGTCCGCGAGGCGTGGCGGACGACGACCATGAACGGCCGGGCCAAGGTGCTCGACTTCACGCCCGACATGCACGACGTCTGGTCGGCGGCCGACCTGGCGGTGAGTCGGTCCGGCGCGGGCACGTGTGCCGAGGTCGCCGCGATGGCGGTGCCGACGGTCTTCATGCCGTATCCGTTCCACAAGGACATGCACCAGGCCGCCAACGCCAAGGTGCTCGCGGACGCCGGTGCCGCTGTGATCGTCGACGACCGCAAGGACGCCGCTGCCAACGCCGATGCGCTGCAGCCGGTGCTCAAGGGGCTTCTGTACCAGTCAGAGCGACGCGCATCGATGCGTGACGCTGCGGAGAAGGTCGCCAAGCGCGACGCAGCGATGCGTGTCGCCAAAGACCTTCTCGATCTGACAGGCGTGGCGTAA